A genomic region of Dunckerocampus dactyliophorus isolate RoL2022-P2 chromosome 8, RoL_Ddac_1.1, whole genome shotgun sequence contains the following coding sequences:
- the LOC129186442 gene encoding major intrinsically disordered Notch2-binding receptor 1-like — protein MANLQQEYPGVLLGILEELANMRQWLTFQDLCRMVSTRFDLEHLIELRSLLFAAASRDPCFPATLFRDRVSTRGQGLSPIGVAADIVTIFNLIQMTGGASDESQPMRAQTVLPVDQSPGPSLPGIHQLNIPGRERARAHSDSTGSRIDQHLLFPNSNYSARKRASLPLEPISLVSPPRVRTRAVSFDLPHTTLLYPSGQIPSEVMKSIYLPLETDSESSGDSAPAEVFETEQDSSVDQKRNIFKKDFHNQPPLIPQVTVNSESPSPKREKGFDNHTFEVIPNPYPSPTTLQQSPEKRTKHESLDDLQDSTYFGPVSVPERSPKHLQPPRSQRPIWNNKSHSLEDRINPTSTGLGLESRGAQQPRRSTPAISKLGGSLGGEIGDTGIDGFKAQGTQTDPPDPRRLRSLVHADRLSFMTSLDDPEFCEDDISAIFRFLDDISMCGSTGVLHPNDGSGGLNQDTPEARRGRLGQLQRLFHSLESSDDGLKASVCRLLLRMNQIERQLESLNDVKAEISQVLSALQRLDEKIPQPAVGSGQGIGDRWLEPLSGVSSFMSHPVTPSESSEPQPLSVSGHLFPATSTSSLDWNRWNNPEEQTGSSKAQRDAKVTKDGKKDASSFRGSKNEAGEKGRSDSKQANTSTTAKDWTVSFSKIKGGKSSHGKTGQSDQSSRTAKLLSQKSSSLVEQVFSSSLFGNKESSLTGGLTSGKIMDPRLAEGRGRPIWTVDDREARISPFDSQAHDSLNPNNMEFWMDDIYTPGYDALLRRKEAGLRRAKVCKLLALIAAALAIILIVVIPICTMRS, from the exons ATGGCTAACCTACAACAGGAATACCCTGGAGTCCTCTTAGGGATCCTGGAGGAACTGGCCAATATGCGTCAATGGTTGACCTTCCAGGACCTTTGCCGCATGGTCAGCACCCGCTTTGACTTGGAACACCTCATCGAGCTCAGGAGTTTGTTGTTTGCTGCTGCTAGCCGGGACCCCTGTTTTCCAGCCACTCTTTTTAGGGACCGTGTTTCCACCAGAGGACAAGGCCTGTCACCGATAGGTGTCGCTGCTGACATTGTGACAATATTTAATCTTATTCAAATGACGGGTGGGGCCTCTGATGAGAGCCAACCAATGAGAGCTCAGACGGTCCTCCCTGTTGACCAGTCCCCGGGCCCAAGTTTGCCTGGAATCCACCAACTGAACATTCCTGGTCGGGAAAGAGCACGCGCTCACTCTGACTCCACTGGCAGCCGTATTGACCAGCACTTGCTGTTTCCAAATTCCAATTACTCTGCACGCAAGCGCGCCAGTCTTCCCCTCGAGCCTATCTCACTAGTGTCCCCTCCTCGGGTCAGGACGCGGGCTGTCTCTTTCGACTTGCCTCACACCACACTTTTGTACCCCAGTGGTCAAATCCCCAGCGAAGTCATGAAGAGTATTTACTTGCCTTTGGAGACAGACAGCGAGTCAAGTGGCGATTCGGCTCCTGCTGAGGTGTTTGAAACGGAACAGGACTCATCAGTCGACCAGAAGAGAAACATCTTCAAGAAGGACTTTCACAACCAGCCGCCTCTCATACCGCAAGTGACCGTCAACAGTGAGTCTCCCAGTCCCAAAAGGGAGAAAGGCTTTGACAACCACACTTTTGAAGTCATTCCTAACCCTTACCCCTCGCCCACCACACTCCAACAGTCTCCAGAGAAGCGGACTAAACATGAAAGTCTCGATGATTTACAGGACTCCACTTACTTCGGACCTGTATCAGTCCCTGAGCGGTCTCCGAAACACTTGCAGCCCCCCAGAAGCCAAAGGCCCATCTGGAATAACAAGAGTCACAGTCTAGAGGACCGAATCAATCCGACTAGCACTGGGTTGGGACTTGAGTCCCGTGGCGCACAACAACCAAGGCGATCAACGCCTGCGATAAGCAAACTGGGGGGTTCTTTGGGAGGTGAGATTGGAGATACTGGAATTGATGGATTCAAGGCTCAAGGAACCCAGACTGATCCTCCGGATCCCAGGCGCCTTCGTAGTCTGGTCCATGCTGATCGCCTGTCCTTCATGACTTCATTAGATGATCCTGAGTTTTGTGAGGATGACATCAGCGCCATCTTCCGCTTCTTAGATGACATAAGCATGTGCGGGTCTACGGGAGTGCTGCACCCAAATGATGGATCCGGGGGTCTTAACCAGGACACCCCAGAAGCCAGACGGGGCCGCCTAGGCCAACTTCAAAGGCTGTTTCACTCTCTGGAAAGCAGTGATGATGGCCTAAAAGCCAGCGTATGTCGACTCTTGCTCCGCATGAACCAGATTGAGCGACAACTGGAGTCACTAAATGATGTAAAGGCAGAGATTTCACAGGTGTTGTCAGCTTTGCAGCGTCTGGATGAAAAGATCCCGCAGCCTGCTGTTGGCAGTGGACAAGGCATCGGTGACCGATGGCTAGAGCCCCTCAGTGGTGTCTCCTCCTTCATGAGCCACCCTGTCACTCCCTCTGAATCATCTGAGCCTCAGCCTCTATCTGTGTCAGGACATCTCTTCCCAGCAACCAGCACTAGCAGTCTGGACTGGAACAGATGGAACAATCCCGAGGAGCAAACTGGCAGCAGCAAAGCTCAACGTGACGCAAAAGTGACTAAAGATGGGAAGAAAGATGCATCATCTTTTCGTGGCTCAAAAAATGAGGCTGGAGAGAAAGGGCGCAGCGATTCCAAGCAAGCAAACACGTCAACCACTGCAAAAGACTGGACGGTGTCTTTCTCGAAAATTAAAGGTGGAAAATCTTCGCACGGAAAAACTGGGCAG TCAGATCAGTCAAGCAGAACAGCAAAATTGCTCTCCCAGAAGTCGTCCAGCCTTGTGGAACAAGTGTTTAGCTCGTCTTTGTTCGGCAACAAAGAAAGCAGCTTGACTGGTGGACTAACTTCTGGGAAGATTATGGACCCCAGACTGGCTGAAGGGAGAGGAAGGCCCATCTGGACTGTTGATGACAGAGAGGCACGAATATCTCCTTTTGATTCACAG GCCCATGATTCTCTAAATCCCAACAACATGGAGTTCTGGATGGACGACATCTACACTCCGGGTTACGATGCCCTACTCAGGCGTAAAGAGGCTGGCCTACGTCGGGCCAAAGTCTGCAAGTTGCTGGCACTCATTGCCGCCGCACTGGCTATCATTCTCATCGTCGTCATTCCCATTTGCACCATGAGATCATGA